One Gossypium hirsutum isolate 1008001.06 chromosome A11, Gossypium_hirsutum_v2.1, whole genome shotgun sequence genomic window carries:
- the LOC121203410 gene encoding LEAF RUST 10 DISEASE-RESISTANCEUS RECEPTOR-LIKE PROTEIN KINASE-like 2.3, whose translation KRKWIIFLSTSSSVLFNLAFLVSSPSPSQLYEKCRDAVFKYGDISIGYPFSGGDRDPECGHPNLELRCDDFTNTAKIEIVGIKYMVLDIHHESWILRIAREDFINNGSFRPQIPIQNSVLNSKPFVLGSGNTNLCFMIANLHRVLEYSLAILQITTMFL comes from the coding sequence aaaagaaaatggattaTATTTCTTTCTACCTCTTCTTCTGTTTTGTTTAATCTTGCGTTTCTTGTTTCATCACCCAGTCCTAGTCAACTGTACGAGAAGTGTCGTGATGCAGTGTTCAAATATGGGGATATCTCCATTGGATATCCTTTCTCCGGAGGTGATCGAGATCCAGAATGCGGACATCCTAATTTAGAGCTTCGCTGTGACGATTTTACTAATACTGCTAAGATTGAAATTGTTGGTATTAAGTATATGGTGTTGGATATTCATCATGAAAGCTGGATTCTAAGGATTGCGAGGGAGGACTTCATCAACAATGGTTCTTTTCGTCCTCAAATTCCAATTCAAAATTCGGTCCTGAATTCTAAGCCATTTGTTCTCGGTTCTGGGAATACTAATCTCTGTTTTATGATTGCCAACCTTCATCGAGTCTTGGAATATTCCCTTGCAATTCTTCAAATTACAACAATGTTTCTATAA